The DNA region attcagacccgtttggccatgagaattattcaaaaaaaattcggaattttttaatgttttatttgaaaattagcttgtttgaaaattttttaAGAGTTatatttggaaaacacctaaaatcttgttttcacattcaaacaatcaaaatattttcttgcaaaaattataattgAACATAGCTCCAActttaaaaattccaaataaagtgaaaaatatttgatttttaaggccaaacacctacttaaTTTGCATGAGTTAGTGGTGAAAGTGTATATTATTTCTTCGGGTAACTTATGTAACAACTATGACATGTTGCACCACTAATTAATTACCTCACTAAgatttaaatatgtacatgTTCTATCTCACATAATATTTCACTGTTCTCTAATTTACTCTATGAAATAATTCTACACCTATATATAAAGCTGCTTCTTCTATGAGCTGGGAAATGAGAATATTATAGTATTGTGTAGCGTGCATgccaaaataatatttattttttttcaattgtaatttataatattttcacCAACAGGTACACAGTGAATTATCGTGAAGCCTATGGGATATTCGCGTGCAATGGAATTCTCTTCAACCACGAGTCTCCTCGTCGGGGCGAGAATTTCGTGACGAGGAAGATAACCCGGGCTGTAGGGAGGATAAAAATCGGGTTACAAAGCAAGGTGTTTTTAGGGAATTTACAGGCTTCAAGGGACTGGGGTTTTGCTGGGGACTATGTAGAAGCAATGTGGATGATGTTGCAACAAGAGAAGCCTGATGATTATGTAGTGGCTACTGAGGATTCGCATACTGTGGAGGAGTTCTTGGAAGTTGCATTTGGGTATGTGGGGTTGAACTGGAAGGAACATGTGGAGATTGATAAGAGGTATTTTAGGCCATCAGAAGTTGATAATTTGAAGGGAGATGCAAGTAAAGCGAAGAAAGTGTTGGGGTGGAAACCAAAAGTGGGATTTGAGCAATTGGTGAAGATGATGGTGGATGAAGATGTTGAGTTGGCTAAAAGAGAGAAAGTTCTTGTTGATGCTGGATTTATCGATGCCCAACAGCAGCCTTGATCACGTGTTATATGCTTTTATCAATTCATCtaggaaagaaaatattttggcTTAGTGTGTTCTTGTTCCACTTTGTTTATTTTGATTGTTTGAATTTATCTTACCAAAGTTACGTGATAATGAAAAGTCAAATTTATGTAACAAAATCATTTGATGTGATAAGAGTGTCAAGTTATTTTTCTCTCCTGTTTTGCCTTTTATTTGATAGCcacattttattattttccttatttttttttctttataatcaTATTAGAGATGAATCTACAATATAACATTTGGGTACACACGAATTTAAATTTCTATATCTACAGCTTTAACGGATTTTATTCTCAGTATTGAAAATAATGGGTTCAAATAAATCACGACTATATAATTGCATATGTCCTTGTTCTCTGGGTGTTTGGATAATATCGgttgaagtttgaaaaaaataaagactatctaaagttgaagttgaaaaaaaatgtttggaagatttgaagagaaaaaaaaaagagagaaattttGTGAGTGACAATTTCACTTGAAATACTCCTTCAATTAAACCATATCTAtttcgaattaaaattgaataattATTGTAAAGCAAGCTACTATTTGATTTTTTGCCTTAAACCAAAAAGCCGTACTGAAAATTTTGTTTCCGTTTTGGTTTACTAATTATTTATCTATGTTGTTGATTTGTTCAAAAAATATCGAGCGGGTGCGTGTAAGATTCTCCAAAAATAGTGTATTTTTGAAGAATCCAACACGAGTGCGGCATTCAAAGTAAAGAGTCCGCGCAAGTTAGATTGGTACTatcccaaaatgaaaaaaacaaattatgatttttaatAATCGAACCGGACCGATAACGTCCAACCGTACTTTTGGGCACTCCAGGTACTcatattcttccttttttctaaaAGATGTTATCTTTTGTTCTTTCACAGAATTTTAGACAACTTCcagcttttttattttttgattacttctcttaaatatttaataaacaTGCATGGGTATACTTTAGATCTTGTActttataataattttatatatatatatatatatatatatatatatatatatataaaagcgaAAAAATTTATACGCGCGCTCTCTTTAATCAAgattcatatttatctttatcccgaatttttccattttttcccgttttcaacacttcaattaaataaataaagtcgTTTGTTTATCCTAATAAGCATTATTTGCAACAGGTTCCTATTATAGCAAGACATATAGAAGCTAAACAGCTCACCGGTTCAAATCAACACCTCGGTCTTTTAATTTACCTTCGTCAATGCCTATAACAGTTCTCTTTGAAAATTCTTCAGTCGATTCATAGCGCCAGAAATTAATGAATAGAAAAATTCTGCTCATCGGCCGCGTTGTCCCAAACCAAAATTTGAAGGCTTTCAATTGTGGAAGCGAAGTTTACCGTATGCGACAAATATACAAATGTCTAATCTCCCTCTTTAATGTTTGCTTACCACTAACAACTCCCTAGAATTTTGTTCAATCAAATCATGCCAAAgtcacgtatatatatatatgccataTACTGCTGCTCTGAATTTTTTCCCATATATAGTTGCAGCTTTCTAACATTTTTGTGCCATTTTTTGTTCTCCTAGGTAGATTATTATGATTAtatactttaaaaatattttaggcCCATTACTATAGGTTCATTGCTTTCAAGTTTGAATAGTGCCTTTATGCgaattcttcttctttcacATTATTCTCATTTGAAACGTATGTCAATTCATATCATTGTCTCAGTTGTTTATATGCATGCTTAATATGAACTTCAAACTTATTTTTCCCAATCACGTAAATTGAATATTGGTAACCTTCTTCATTTGTATTCTTTAGCAGTTTACATTGTGTATTATTAATtttgtgcacaaaagaataggagtaGTACTTACGTAATGTATAGTAATGGAAAGCGCACAGCGCAACAAAAGCCTGCAAGTTGTTCCTGTTATTTTGCGAGATTCAATACACTGAGATTCGGAAATGTCAACATTGAACTTTTTAAGACGACTTCATGAGAATCCTATTTGAGTCCATTTGAATGAATTTTTATGCTTTTTGAATGAATTTTGGTGTGAATCATAAGAAATAGCTGCTAAAGTTTTGCTCTGGGAGAAATTTCTGGACGACTCTTAACTTGGATATTCTTCaagctttttttctttctatgtgATTGTCCGGGTGTGACAGTAGTTTCAAGTGATAAGATTTAGGAGTTAAGGTATGTGTTATGTTGATATATTGAACAgaccatttatgtattttttaacCATGCATCTCGCTTATGGTATGAGTTGATCATAAGAAATAGGCAGAATATATGATATAATTTGCTAAAGTTTGCTCTAGATcatataattcatttttgtatataaattttgttATAAGAAATAGATAGAGCATGGAGCCAACCTGTCCAAAGAGCAGgacttttgagtctatgatttTTTtctgataataataataatatcattATCTTTTGCATTTCAACCATTCTGAAATATTTAGTGGATTTAAAGACAAATGTTTTCAGAAAGAAGATTAAATCACATTTTCACTATATTTTAATATTCAAAAATATCTAgagagaaatataaaaaaaagttttcaataaaatggatgaaaacttGAAATCTAATATATTTGGATTTAGAGACAAATGAGGATTTCACTTTTCactatttttaatatttatcaGAAAAAAGGCAGGCTAATACGGATAAATTaacaatataatattaatattttatattaatgtATTAAATCTGTAGAGCCGTATTCAGATTTGGGAGCGTGTTTGATATAGTTTCACTACATTCGCGTTTTAGTGTATAATTTCTATATTATTTGTTAGAGCAAATAAATCGTGAATTCTGCCGGCTATTTGGGTAATGATCCTATTTTTAAAACGCTGTCCTTTTACTGGTACAACTCTTctctaaataaattttattgacATTGAATAAGATGAAGAAAACTTTATGCTATATTTGGGTCTTCTGGCCTTCCATGTTTACCTATTTAATACGAAATTGGTTCAGAAATCATGTTACTTTAAACACACTGCAAGACTTAAACTCACCATACTAATCAACTTAAAACTCATTAATCTTCCTATTACAATCCAAATCCACACAATTTCTTCACCGAATGTGCAGATACATCAGCTATTACTCATAATCAAAGTTTAAAAAGGGACAAACGAAGatggttgaaggaagaaaaaaaacctAATTGGTTGTTTTCTACTTATCAAGTGAAAGcaaaaattgattttatgaaCGTGCTTCAAATGCAATCGATTCCCGACTCTGATTCATTTGCAGTGTATTCCCCTGCTGTGTTAAAGCTACACAAAATGGACCATGAGTTATAACACGAACAATTCTTCTGACAGTAGTATATCTTTTTCTAAACAAAACCTTTTCAATCAGATGAAGAAAAACTATGTACCGTTCTCCTATCCCTTGCTTCAAAACATTTTCATGTCTAAATCATCTTTTACTACAATGTAGTGTTATTTTTGGCTTTCACTGTTACCTGTGGGATGAGCTACGACAAATTGTTTAAGAGATGTATTAGTTTAAGCATATTTACAAGGCAAAACGAGAATCAACACACTAATCTATTTAAACTTTTTTCACCGCCAATTTCAATTCTCAAATCCACACAACTCCTGAATGTCCATATGAAGGAGATATCtcaaaattaagaagaaaaataaaaataaaaactaaaaattaaataaagcaTCAACACTATGACTCTCTGACATTTCAAGTGCCAATGAATGAGCAGTCAATACTAGCTGAGAAGTCGATCCACATGCTTCCTATGCAATTAATTTCCTGACTATGCTTCCTGTGCAACAATTTTCCAAGTGTGTTTGAAACCTTGACCAGTTGGACAGAAGATAAACTACGGGTCATGATGCTCAAACAGGTTATGTACACTGGGGATAGATATGTTATAAGTTCCGATCCAGCCTCTGCACTATTGCTTCTCATCTGCTTCAGCTTGCACAATATGTATGCTACTGCTATTGCTTCCTGTATCAGAGGAAGCTGCTGTAAATGGTTTGATAGATGATCGAAGCGATTCTGGTCCCTCTGCAGAAATCCTCTTGCACAATGCATCACAATTACTGATTACCTCCGTCAACCTCCCTTTTAACACCCCAAGTTCAACTTGCAAACCATGTACTGCGTGCAATTCAAACATTGAGTTAAGAAAACAGCATTCGCTCGCTAGATTTTTGAATATTGTGAATCAGATAGCATATGGACAAACATTTAACTTAATCTAAAGCTCCACCCTATAGAAACCCTAGTGATTCCCTGGGGCATTTCTTTTCTCATCTGCTTCCGGAAATTGGCAATAATAATACCTTCTGATAGATGCTGTGAAGTTGTTTTCATTGCAGAAACAGAGTAATTGAAACGTTGAAGAAGCTTAACAGCCAATGCATCTGCAACTTCTATTTTGTTTTCTATTTCTTCCTGCAGCAATTATCCAAGGAATCTACTTAAAAAAGATATCCGAGCTCTT from Lycium ferocissimum isolate CSIRO_LF1 chromosome 2, AGI_CSIRO_Lferr_CH_V1, whole genome shotgun sequence includes:
- the LOC132048275 gene encoding GDP-mannose 4,6 dehydratase 1 produces the protein MAGENGNSRSKIALITGITGQDGSYLTELLINKGYEVHGLIRRSSSFNTQRINHIYIDPHNTYKAKMKLHYADLSDASSLRRWLDIILPDEIYNLAAQSHVAVSFEIPDYTADVVATGALRLLEAVRSHISATGRSHVKYYQAGSSEMFGSTPPPQSESTPFHPRSPYAVSKCAAHWYTVNYREAYGIFACNGILFNHESPRRGENFVTRKITRAVGRIKIGLQSKVFLGNLQASRDWGFAGDYVEAMWMMLQQEKPDDYVVATEDSHTVEEFLEVAFGYVGLNWKEHVEIDKRYFRPSEVDNLKGDASKAKKVLGWKPKVGFEQLVKMMVDEDVELAKREKVLVDAGFIDAQQQP
- the LOC132046462 gene encoding uncharacterized protein LOC132046462, whose product is MGASESVLSTSHRPIDEITTVSERVEGVDPILERLKSLQIAAPILKSPPAESSLTDILVRKSSSSSNKGCVDPKVLLELFSVYRQWQEEKAQKICKRQEEIENKIEVADALAVKLLQRFNYSVSAMKTTSQHLSEVHGLQVELGVLKGRLTEVISNCDALCKRISAEGPESLRSSIKPFTAASSDTGSNSSSIHIVQAEADEKQ